One genomic region from Amycolatopsis sp. FBCC-B4732 encodes:
- a CDS encoding SDR family oxidoreductase, whose product MSVADLLQGKVVVVSGIGPGLGRSIAVRSAAAGADVVLAARTESRLTEVAKEVTDLGRRAVAIRTDIDDAGSAENLANEALEAFGRVDAVVHNAFAVPPLTDLATVDLDAVRKGFETAAISVLRLTRLFLPALKESKGSLVMINSAVLRHSRRTFGAYKMAKSALLSLSQSLASEVGPDGVRVNTVAPGYIWAPNLKWYFTYLAKERGITPEEVYAETASTIDLRKLPEPDEIADAVVFLASPMARAITGQCLDVNGGEYHH is encoded by the coding sequence GTGAGCGTGGCGGATCTGTTGCAGGGCAAGGTCGTCGTGGTCTCGGGCATCGGCCCGGGACTCGGCCGGTCGATCGCCGTGCGGAGCGCGGCGGCGGGCGCGGACGTCGTGCTCGCCGCGCGCACCGAGTCGCGGCTCACCGAGGTCGCCAAGGAGGTCACCGACCTCGGGCGCCGCGCCGTCGCGATCCGGACCGACATCGACGACGCCGGCTCCGCCGAGAACCTCGCCAACGAGGCACTGGAGGCGTTCGGCCGCGTCGACGCGGTGGTGCACAACGCCTTCGCTGTCCCGCCGCTGACCGATCTGGCCACTGTGGACCTCGACGCCGTCCGGAAGGGCTTCGAAACCGCGGCGATCTCGGTGCTCCGGCTGACCCGGCTGTTCCTGCCCGCGCTCAAGGAGAGCAAGGGCTCGCTGGTGATGATCAATTCGGCCGTGCTGCGGCATTCCCGGCGCACGTTCGGCGCGTACAAGATGGCGAAGTCCGCGCTGCTGTCGCTGTCACAGAGCCTCGCCAGCGAGGTCGGCCCGGACGGCGTCCGCGTCAACACCGTCGCGCCCGGCTATATCTGGGCGCCGAACCTCAAGTGGTACTTCACTTACCTGGCCAAGGAACGCGGGATCACGCCCGAAGAGGTCTACGCCGAAACCGCGTCCACGATAGACCTGCGCAAGCTGCCCGAGCCCGACGAGATCGCCGACGCCGTCGTGTTCCTCGCCTCGCCGATGGCGCGCGCGATCACCGGGCAGTGCCTCGACGTCAACGGCGGCGAGTACCACCACTAG
- a CDS encoding sulfotransferase, with translation MLPGREDVGTVEDLHASASKLTGLDDFGTGEYLEGLRVLLESYEADEDLTPFGNKVHRAMLRGALVARLLSEASWKQNPDYADVRVERPIFVTGLPRTGTTALHRLLVEDPAHQGLEVWLAEVPQPRPPRETWAENPIFQGIQAGYERHHVEHPEFMGVHHMSADQVEECWQLLRQSMRSVSFECLAHLPRYSRWLAKEDWTDAYARHRRNLQLIGLPDAGKRWVLKNPSHLFALDALMANYPDALVIQTHRAPRTIMGSMCSLAEKAADGWSAKFRGEVIGRGQLDLWARGADDFLLARGRYDPAQFCDVAYEDFVADPIGTVSTVYDHFGLDLTGEARAAMTAVHGQSRTGERKPVHRYSLADFGLTPEEVDERFAGYRAAHG, from the coding sequence ATGCTCCCCGGCCGCGAAGACGTCGGCACCGTCGAAGACCTGCACGCATCGGCCTCGAAGCTCACCGGGCTCGACGACTTCGGCACCGGCGAATACCTCGAGGGCCTGCGCGTGCTGCTGGAGTCGTACGAGGCCGACGAGGACCTCACGCCGTTCGGCAACAAGGTGCACCGGGCGATGCTGCGCGGCGCGCTCGTGGCGCGGCTGCTGAGCGAGGCGTCCTGGAAGCAGAACCCGGATTACGCGGACGTCCGCGTCGAACGGCCGATCTTCGTCACCGGCCTGCCCCGCACCGGCACCACCGCGCTGCACCGGCTGCTCGTCGAGGACCCCGCGCACCAGGGTCTCGAGGTGTGGCTCGCGGAGGTCCCGCAGCCGCGGCCGCCGCGGGAGACGTGGGCGGAAAACCCGATCTTCCAAGGGATCCAGGCCGGGTACGAACGCCACCACGTCGAGCACCCGGAGTTCATGGGCGTGCACCACATGTCCGCCGACCAGGTGGAGGAGTGCTGGCAGCTGCTGCGCCAGTCGATGCGCTCGGTTTCGTTCGAGTGCCTCGCGCACCTCCCGCGCTACTCGCGCTGGCTGGCCAAAGAGGACTGGACGGACGCCTACGCCCGGCACCGGCGCAACCTGCAGCTGATCGGGCTGCCGGACGCGGGCAAGCGCTGGGTACTCAAGAACCCGAGCCACCTGTTCGCGCTGGACGCGCTGATGGCGAACTACCCGGACGCGCTGGTGATCCAGACGCACCGGGCGCCGCGGACGATCATGGGCTCGATGTGCAGCCTCGCCGAAAAGGCCGCGGACGGCTGGTCGGCGAAGTTCCGCGGCGAGGTGATCGGCCGCGGCCAGCTCGACCTGTGGGCCCGCGGCGCCGACGACTTCCTGCTGGCCCGAGGGCGCTACGACCCGGCGCAGTTCTGCGACGTGGCCTACGAAGACTTCGTCGCCGACCCGATCGGCACGGTGTCCACTGTGTACGACCACTTCGGACTCGATCTCACCGGCGAGGCGCGGGCGGCCATGACCGCGGTGCACGGGCAAAGCCGGACGGGGGAACGGAAGCCCGTGCACCGGTACAGCCTCGCGGACTTCGGCTTGACGCCCGAGGAAGTCGACGAACGGTTCGCGGGCTACCGGGCGGCTCACGGCTGA
- a CDS encoding nuclear transport factor 2 family protein, which translates to MDLVVLEEIRRLKYRYLRAVDLKQWDEVADTFTADATADYGTRATGEDGKHFEGRDAIVAFLTESLGNGIITVHHAGQPEIEVDGDTATGRWSFTDKVIVPEHKVIIEGAAFYEDTYRREADGAWRMTHIGYVRTYESMLSWADTPGFRLLANRWAVPA; encoded by the coding sequence ATGGACCTGGTCGTACTCGAAGAGATCCGCCGGCTGAAGTACCGCTACCTCCGCGCGGTCGACCTGAAGCAGTGGGACGAGGTGGCCGACACCTTCACCGCCGACGCCACGGCCGACTACGGGACCCGCGCGACCGGCGAGGACGGGAAGCACTTCGAAGGGCGCGACGCCATCGTCGCGTTCCTCACCGAGAGCCTCGGCAACGGCATCATCACCGTGCACCACGCAGGTCAGCCCGAGATCGAAGTCGACGGCGACACCGCGACCGGGCGGTGGTCGTTCACCGACAAGGTCATCGTGCCCGAGCACAAGGTGATCATCGAAGGTGCCGCGTTCTACGAGGACACCTACCGCCGCGAAGCCGACGGCGCCTGGCGCATGACGCACATCGGCTACGTCCGGACGTACGAGTCGATGCTCTCCTGGGCGGACACCCCGGGCTTCCGGCTGCTCGCGAACCGCTGGGCCGTGCCGGCATGA
- the cysD gene encoding sulfate adenylyltransferase subunit CysD, which produces MFYFFPVSVTSYELSHLAALEAEAVHVFREVAATFERPVLLFSGGKDSVVMLHAAAKAFWPAPLPFPVLHVDTGHNFDEVLRFRDETVAALNLRLEVASVQDDIDAGRVVEETGPGTSRNRLQTVTLLRAIREGGFDAVFGGARRDEEKARAKERVFSFRDEHGQWDPRAQRPELWNLYNGRHRRGEHIRVFPLSNWTELDIWQYVRDERIALPPLYYAHQRSVVQRDGMLLAATRFLSLVDGETPYEATVRFRTVGDATCTGCVESSASTPSEVVAEVAATRVTERGATRADDRISEAGMEDRKREGYF; this is translated from the coding sequence ATGTTCTACTTTTTTCCGGTGTCCGTGACCTCGTACGAGCTCTCGCACCTGGCCGCGCTCGAAGCGGAGGCAGTGCACGTCTTCCGCGAGGTCGCGGCGACCTTCGAGCGCCCGGTCCTGCTGTTCTCCGGCGGCAAGGACTCCGTGGTGATGCTCCACGCCGCCGCCAAGGCGTTCTGGCCGGCGCCACTCCCCTTCCCGGTGCTGCACGTCGACACCGGCCACAACTTCGACGAGGTGCTGCGCTTCCGCGACGAGACCGTCGCCGCGCTGAACCTGCGCCTCGAGGTCGCGAGCGTGCAGGACGACATCGACGCCGGCCGCGTCGTCGAGGAGACCGGCCCGGGCACCAGCCGCAACCGGCTGCAGACCGTGACGCTCCTGCGCGCGATCCGCGAGGGCGGGTTCGACGCCGTGTTCGGCGGGGCCCGCCGCGACGAGGAGAAGGCCCGCGCGAAGGAACGCGTGTTCAGCTTCCGCGACGAGCACGGCCAGTGGGACCCGCGGGCGCAGCGCCCGGAGCTGTGGAACCTCTACAACGGGCGGCACCGCCGCGGTGAGCACATCCGCGTCTTCCCGCTGTCGAACTGGACCGAGCTCGACATCTGGCAGTACGTCCGGGACGAACGGATCGCGCTGCCGCCGCTGTACTACGCGCACCAGCGTTCCGTGGTGCAGCGCGACGGCATGCTGCTGGCGGCCACCCGGTTCCTGTCCCTGGTGGACGGCGAGACGCCGTACGAGGCGACCGTGCGCTTCCGGACCGTCGGCGACGCCACCTGCACGGGCTGCGTCGAATCGTCGGCGTCGACACCGTCCGAAGTGGTCGCCGAGGTGGCCGCCACCCGCGTCACCGAGCGCGGCGCGACGCGGGCGGACGACCGGATTTCCGAGGCAGGCATGGAAGACCGCAAGCGGGAGGGCTACTTCTGA